A single window of Chloroflexota bacterium DNA harbors:
- a CDS encoding DUF881 domain-containing protein, with protein sequence MTGATSIVRRVEITRPLGIGGAMAVERPRTKRIWNVALLVASLAVGFGIAVQWRSQSRLPVSISEYSRQESAETIVRLEAEQAALKETITQLRAELATYQELAADTGTLAQLQAQLQAARALAGLLPLTGPGVQVVLDDSRLRMQPVPENVSAYLIHEYDLRDVVNLLWMAGSEAIAINDERLVGTTSIYCVGSTILVNDTRLSPPYLIAAIGDPDAQVDMLNNPLYLENLRQRAKIYGVQFTVSRQDELIIPAFDGGFRIEYARVREQER encoded by the coding sequence ATGACTGGCGCAACCAGTATCGTGCGGCGCGTGGAAATCACCCGGCCTCTTGGGATCGGTGGCGCAATGGCGGTGGAGCGACCTCGAACGAAAAGGATATGGAATGTTGCTCTCTTGGTGGCAAGCCTGGCGGTGGGCTTTGGAATTGCCGTGCAATGGCGCTCTCAGAGCCGCCTGCCGGTGTCGATCTCCGAGTATTCTCGCCAGGAAAGCGCGGAGACTATCGTCCGCCTGGAGGCCGAACAAGCCGCGCTGAAGGAGACCATCACCCAGTTGCGGGCGGAACTGGCCACCTATCAAGAACTGGCCGCCGACACGGGCACGTTAGCCCAACTGCAGGCCCAATTACAAGCCGCGCGCGCCCTTGCCGGCCTCTTGCCGTTGACAGGGCCTGGCGTACAGGTGGTGTTGGATGACAGCCGTTTGCGGATGCAACCCGTCCCCGAGAACGTATCTGCCTACCTCATCCACGAGTACGATTTGCGCGATGTAGTAAATCTCCTCTGGATGGCGGGCAGTGAAGCCATCGCCATCAACGACGAACGGCTTGTTGGCACCACCTCCATCTACTGCGTGGGCAGCACCATTTTGGTCAATGACACCCGTCTTTCTCCACCCTACCTCATTGCCGCCATCGGTGATCCCGACGCCCAGGTGGATATGCTGAACAACCCCCTGTACCTGGAGAACCTGCGCCAGCGGGCGAAAATCTACGGGGTCCAATTCACCGTGTCGCGCCAAGATGAACTGATCATCCCCGCTTTCGATGGTGGCTTCCGGATCGAATACGCCCGGGTGAGGGAGCAGGAGCGATGA